From the genome of Nicotiana sylvestris chromosome 2, ASM39365v2, whole genome shotgun sequence, one region includes:
- the LOC104242117 gene encoding uncharacterized protein — MQPWRTKEKALQLLRGHPANAYNKLPKYFYILEKTYPGSVVKLKKTTDECFLYAFVALCISISGWEYCRPVVVVDGTFLKTTYRGIMLTASTMDAAGKIVQYCLAYAMVDSENDASWKWVFEQFKQAYGERTSMCVVSDRNESILKATSISYPGVPHYSCVWHIWTNIRAKFKKGHLQLNELYFATAGSYTLDEFNEMMSKIEEIYPRVKSYLYDIGYHRWSRVHATVNRTWTMTSNIAESLNAVTKEARELPIFDLLEYMRTLLERWREVIEGKWYFHIPWVRASTDHIHTVIDGVKRYIVCLESKKYSCGQFQLDELPCPHALAALRHRNETYENYCSPYYTRESLLRTYEISVNPLPDESKWNVPQHRSDEVVNPPTGEKK; from the exons ATGCAACCATGGAGGACAAAGGAAAAGGCTTTACAGTTATTGAGAGGTCATCCGGCTAACGCCTACAacaaattaccaaaatatttttatattcttgagaaGACGTATCCTGGTTCAGTTGTTAAATTGAAGAAGACAACAGATGAATGCTTCTTATatgcatttgttgctctttgtatATCAATAAGTGGTTGGGAATATTGTAGACCAGTAGTAGTGGTTGATGGGACATTCTTAAAGACAACCTACAGGGGGATTATGCTGACAGCAAGCACAATGGATGCAGCAGGTaaaatt GTACAATATTGCCTGGCATATGCTATGGTTGATTCGGAAAACGATGCATCGTGGAAGTGGGTTTTTGAGCAATTCAAGCAAGCATATGGTGAAAGAACTTCAATGTGTGTTGTTTCAGATAGGAATGAGAGTATCCTGAAGGCAACATCAATTTCCTATCCGGGCGTGCCACACTACTCTTGCGTGtggcatatttggacaaatataagggcaaagttcaagaagggtcatctacaattaaatgaattgtactttgctacagcagggtcatacactctggatgaatttaatgaaaTGATGTCGAAGATTGAAGAGATATACCCGCGTGTTAAATCATACCTCTAtgatattggctatcatagatggtCAAGAGTACATGCAACGGTGAATAGAACTTGGACTATGACATCAAACATTGCCGAGTCGTTGAATGCTGTAACAAAAGAGGCAAGAGAGCTGCCAATATTTGACCTATTAGAGTATATGAGGACACTTCTTGAACGTTGGAGAGAAGTTATTGAAGGCAAATGGTACTTTCACATACCTTGG GTGAGAGCTTCAACAGATCATATCCATACTGTGATAGATGGTGTGAAGCGGTACATTGTGTGTCTTGAAAGCAAGAAATATAGTTGTGGCCAGTTCCAACTTGATGAACTTCCATGTCCGCATGCTTTGGCAGCTCTAAGGCACAGGAATGAAACTTATGAAAACTATTGCTCTCCATATTACACAAGGGAGAGCCTGCTGCGTACTTATGAAATATCAGTAAATCCCCTTCCCGATGAAAGCAAATGGAATGTGCCACAACATAGATCTGATGAAGTAGTAAATCCACCTACGGGAGAGAAAAAATAG